Genomic DNA from Thermodesulfovibrionales bacterium:
CCGCTCGTCTGCGGTGCGTCCCACCGGTTTTCCGGTCTGACCTATGGAGAATGGTCCCAGTGCACGGATATCGACGCGATGGTCCAGGGCCATATCGACGCACTTGACATGATCGGCCATGACGGCGTCGTCATGCTCGTCGACCTGTCAGTCGAGGCCCACGCCTTCGGATGCGAAGTCAAATTCCCGGAGATGAACACCGCGCACCCGAACTATGACGATCCGTACCTGAAGAGCCATAAGGATTACAAGAAGATTCAGAAGATCGATCCCAGGAAGACCCAGCGGATGAAGGGCGTGATCGACCTCACCGCAGGCCTTTCGAAGCAGATCGGCAAGACCCATGCGATCGTGGGTTTCGTCTACGGCTCGATCGGCATTCTCAGCATGATGCGCGGACCGGAGGCCTTCTTCATGGACCTCATGGAATATCCGGATGAAGTCATGGAAGCGATTCAGGTGGTGGACGAAGTGCTCGTTGAATACGCCCAGGCTCAGCTCGAGGCCGGTGCTCACTCGATCTGCTACGACCACCTCTATGCCTCGCAGAGCATCCTGGGCAAGGACCTCTGGGAGAAATTCGAAGGCCCGTCAGTCAAGAAAGTGACCGACGTGGTTCACAAGGCCGGCGCGCTCGTCAGTTTCCACAACTGCGGAAACGGCATCTACTTCGATATGTCCGAGAAGTGGGGCAAGCCCCACGCCATCTCCCATGCCTATGTCGCCGACGACGTCGACAGCTGGGAAGAGCACAAGGCGAAGTGGGGAAAGAAGATCGGCACAATCGGGTGGATTCCACCGGGACCGGTGGCGATGCTCGGGACCCCTGAAGAGATCGAGGAAGAGTGCAAGGCCGAGATCGAGATCTTCGCGCCCGGCGCGGGCTTCGTGCTTGCCACGGGTTGCGAGTACGGACCGAATGCGCCGCTGCGGAACGCGAAGCGCATTGTAGAGGCGGCGAAGAAATACGGAGTCTACGAATAGCTCAAAACAGACAGGAACAAAAAACCATAACGGAGGCATGACAATGGCAACAAAAGAAAAGGAACAGGAATTGATAAAGAGGCTTCAGGACGCGGTGATAAACTACAAGGTCGCTGACGCCAAGAAGACTGCAGAAGAGGCTGTTGCATCCGGCGCGGACGCTTACAAAGTCACCATGGAAGGCCTTGCCGGCGGGATGGAGGTGGTGAGTCAAAAATTCGACTGCCACGAATACTTCGTCCCGGAGACGCTCCTCTGCGCAAAGGCGCTCTATGCAGCCCTCGACGTGCTGAAACCGCATATCAAGGCCCAGGCGGGGGGAGCGAAGGGGCAGGTGGTGCTCGGCGTCATGCAGGGCGACGTGCACGACCTCGGCAAGAACCTCATCAAGGCGATCTTCGAGGCTTCGGGGTGGACCGTCCATGACCTGGGCCGCGATGTCCCGCTCAAGAATTTCGTTGACGAGCAGCTCAAGACCGACTCGGATATCGTCATGCTCTCCGCCATGATGACGACCTCGATGGTCGGCATCAAAAAGCTCATCCCGATGATAAAGGAGAAAAACCCGAAGGTGAAGATCATGATCGGAGGAGCTCCGATCACCGAGAAGACCGTCGAGGAATACGGGGCTGACACTACGGCGGACAACGCGCCGAACGCCCTTCGGGAGGCGATGAAGATGCTCGACACACTCAGGAAAGGAAAGGCAGCGTAAGGATTTCCGACCGCCGGTTGCCGACAGGGTCTCGAACCTGCCGGTGTGAGTATGACCCTGCGGGAAGGCTCCTGCGGGGCATACTCGGCAGCGGATAGGGAAACTGGTTCCTGGCAGACGCAGGGAAGACATCCGAAAAAGGAGGACTTAGCGCATATGGAGCACACGATTATTTTTCAGCCCTCGGGCCGGCGCGGCCGGGTACCTGAAGGCACCACGATCCTTGACGCTGCCAGAAGACTGGGAGTAGGTATCGAGGCGGTCTGCGGAGAACAGCTCGTCTGCGGCAAGTGCCGTGTCAAAGTCATGGAGGGGTCTTTCCCGAAGGAGGGCATCACCTCGTCGATGGACCATCTGACCGAGCTTGACGAGAAGGAGGTCAAGGTCCTGAAGCGGAAGGATTCCGACGAACACATCCGTCTCGCCTGCTCGACAAGGATCAAGGGAGATGTCCTTGTATTCGTGCCGGAGGCGAGCAGGACCGGAAAGCAAGTGGTGTCCAAGGCTGCCGGGAAGATCAAGGTGAAGATAAAACCGGCTGTCCGGAAATACTATGTCGAGCTGCAGCTGCCTTCCCTGGACGACCCGCTCGGTGATTTCGAGCGGCTCGAGACTGCGCTTGCCGAAACGTATCGCCTGAAGAAACTCTCCATCGATTACCGGGCGCTCCAGAAACTGCCCGATGCGCTCAGGAAGGGGGACTGGAAGGTGACGGCGACGGTATGGCAGAATTCGGAGATCATCAGGGTCGAACCGGGAAAGGTCGAGACGAACATAGGGCTCGCCGTTGATATCGGCACGACGACGGTGGCAGGCTATCTCACTGACCTTAATACCGGCGAAGTGCTCGCTACCGAATCGATGATGAATCCCCAGGTGCGGTACGGCGAGGATGTCATGTCCCGTATCACCTATTGCATGATGAATGAAGAGACGGGCCTCAAAGAGCTGCAGGACACGATCATCGATGGCCTGAACACCATCGCGAAACAGGCAGCCCACAAGGCGGGCCATTCACCCGAGGACATCAGCGAAATGACCCTTGTCGGGAACACCGCGATGCACCATATCCTGCTCGGGATCAACCCTGAATACATGGGTGTCGCTCCCTTTACCCCGGCCCTCCATGAGTCTGTCGACGTGAAGGCAGATCGGTTCGGGATTCAGATCCTCCCCGCCGGCAACATCCATGTGCTGCCGATTGAGGCCGGCTTCGTCGGCGCCGACAATGTGGGCTGTCTCATCGCCGATGAACCCCACAAGAAGAAGGAGATGACGCTCCTCATAGACATCGGGACGAATGGCGAGCTTGTATTCGGCAACAAGGAGAAGCTCATCTCCTGCTCCTGCGCTACAGGTCCGGCGCTTGAAGGGGCACAGATCGAGTTCGGGATGCGTGCAGCTCCCGGCGCGATTGAACGGGTGAAGATTGACCCCGTGACCCTTGAGCCGACTTACAAGGTGATCGGGAGCGATCGCTGGAGCGACGGCGAGGCCAACATGCAGGCCAAGGGGATCTGCGGCTCGGCCATCATCGACGTCATCGCGGAGATGTTCAGGACGCGGATACTGAAGAAGAACGGCCAGATCAACATGGACCTCAAGTCGCCGCGGATTCGAAAGGGCGACAAGGGAATGAACGAATATGTCCTTGCCTGGAAGCACGAGACATCGATAGACCAGGACATCGTCGTTAACCAGAAAGACGTTCGTGCGATTCAGCTCGCAAAGGGCGCTCTCTATTCAGGGTGTCTCATCATGATGAGGAGGCTTGGAGGCAGACGATTCGACAGGCTGGCTGTTGCGGGGGCCTTCGGAAGTCATATCGACAAGGTCGCCGCCATGATCATCGGCATGTTCCCCGACTGCGACCTCAAGAAGGTCAAGTATATCGGGAACGCGGCAGGGGACGGCGCCCGCATAGCCCTCCTGAACGTGGACAAGAGGAAGGAGGCAAACGAGATCGCGCGCAAGGTCGAATATGTCGAGCTCGCTCTCGAGGAGGACTTTAACGACCGCTTCGGCGAGGCGATGCAGTTCCCTCACATGTTCGACGAGTTCCCTCACCTTAAGGGAATTCTGCCTGAAGAGGCAGTTGCCGTGTCGTGAATTTGATAGAATGATTCTATGCCGACCGCAGTCTCTGCGGCCCGCTGAAAAGGAGGAGAGGATGAAAGTCAAATACGTGGGAGAAACGAAGGACGCAAAAACCGTGGATGGGAAGGATGTCAAGCTCCAGAACGGAATGGATCTTGAGTGTATGGAGAAGGAATATCATTCGGCTACCACCGTGAGGGCGATACTCGCTTCAGGTGACCATGTCAAGGTCAAGAGGAATGAACTGAAAAAGATTGACGTGTGCTGAAGAGGAGAGATCAAAATTGCCCAATCCTGTCTCCGGATACGAGGATGAAAAGTATGACTTGACAGGGGCATGATATCGTTATATAAAATACTGAGAAGGTGCCGAAAGGCTTAATAGGGAATCCCGTGAGAATCGGGAGCGGTCCCGCCGCTGTAACCGGGGATGAAAGCCGACTGAGCCACTGTCCGCTTCAGGCGAATGGGAAGGCCGGCAAGTAAAATGAACCGGCAGCCAGAAGACCTGCCTATGGATGACAGAAAAAGGGAGAAGGGGTAGCCGGAGGAAAATCGGCAACTCCCGTTTCCTGTCCGCGGTGTTTTTCAGAGCCTTTCCGTGGAGGAAGGTGGGGATGAAGTGAAACAGGGTGCAATCCTCAGGGCAGTAATGCTCTGAGGATTTTTTATTCTGGGGAGGGAGATGGCTTCGATGCCTAAGAAAGAAGTATGTATCGTGTTGTTTCTCATCATCGTCTTCGGTTTGTTCTCTGCGAATGCTTTTGCGGGTGAAACGCCAAGAAGGATAGTCTCACTCGCTCCGAATATGACCGAGATCCTGTTCGCAATCGGTCTCGGCGATAGGATTGTCGGGGTCACGAGCTATTGCGATTATCCCGAGGAGGCGAAGAAGAAGCCGAAGGTCGGGGGGATGTCGAATCCGTCGCTCGAGGCCGTGATCTCACTGAAGCCCGATCTGGTCGTGATGACCACCGACGGAAATCCCAAGGAATTTGAGGAGCGGCTCCATTCCCTGAAAATGAGGACCTACGTCTTCAGGGCGAGCAGGCTTCCCGAATTGCCTCGTGGCGTCAGGGAAATGGGGAAAGAACTCGGCGTGCAGGAAAAGGCGGATGCCTTTGCCCGGGAGTTTGAAACTGCGCTCAGCGGATTTGCGGCCGGGCAGCGGACAAACGGAGTCAAGAAACAGACCACGAAGAAGGCGCTCTTCATCGTCTGGCCCGAACCCCTGATCGTGGCAGGTCCCGGCACAGTTATCGATGATGCGCTCGCCGTCATCGGTGCAGAAAATATCGCATCGAAGGCTCACATCTCATATCCGAAGTATTCGATAGAAGAGATTATCCGGCAGTCGCCGGATGTGATCATTATCGGCAGGGGGATGGAAAGCAAAGATATAGAGAAGGTTGCGGTAGGTCTCCTCAAGAGGCTGCAGGCGGTGCCTGCGGCAAGAAACAAGAAAGTCTTTTATGTGAGCGACGATCTCTACCGGCTCGGTCCAAGGACGATACGGGGCATCGGGGAGATTTCGAGGCTTGTGGATTGGTGAACCGTGAGAAATAAGATATTCTTTCTCATCGTGCTCTTCGCGCTTATCCTCCTCTTCTCTCTCTTTCTCGGGCCGACGGTGATAAACCCCTTCACCATGGACGAGACAACGAGGGAGATCCTCTTTTCGGTGAGGGCGCCGAGGGTCGTTGTGGCTGCGCTCATGGGAATGGCCCTGGGAGCTTCCGGGGCGGTATTGCAGGGGATACTGAGAAATCCCCTCGCCGACCCTTACATCCTCGGCATATCGAGCGGGGCGTCTCTCGCCGCGGCGCTCGGCATCCTCGGCGGCATGACGTTTTTCGGCAGCTTCACGATACCGGTGCTCGCCTTCATCGGCGCGATCGTGACAGGGAGTATGGTCGGCGCAATGGGCTGGAAGAGGGGAGGGCTCTGGCCCGAGAGGCTTCTCCTTGCGGGGGTCGGTCTCAGTTTTCTCTTTTCGTCCCTCCTCATGCTCATCATGAGCGTATCGACGGACGAGGGGATAAGGAAGGCGATGCTCTGGATATTCGGAGACCTCTCGATGTCCGAGTGGTCGCGCATACCCTATGGGCTCGCATTCGTGTTTGTCGGCATTGTACTATCGGGCCTGAAGGCGAAGGCGCTCAACGCGCTCATCCTCGGCGACGAATTCGCCCACAGCCTCGGCTTCACACCCCACACCGAGAGGTTCATCCTCTTTATTTCGATAGGTCTCATGACCGCGGCATCGGTATCGCTCGGAGGGATGATAGGCTTTATCGGACTGCTTGTCCCCCATATGATCAGATTCTTCGCTGGATCCGACGGCAGGGTCCTCATCCCTGCATCGGCACTCGCCGGGGGCGCGCTCCTCTGCATAGCCGATCTTATCAGCAGATCGATACTGCCTCCCATGGAACTCCCCGCGGGTGTCATCACCGCTCTCATCGGTTCGCCCTATTTTCTCTATCTCCTCAGGAGGAAGAATGTCCTCGGCATATAAACCTGCGATTCTCGAGTTCGACTGCATCTCTTTTTCCT
This window encodes:
- a CDS encoding cobalamin-binding protein, producing MPKKEVCIVLFLIIVFGLFSANAFAGETPRRIVSLAPNMTEILFAIGLGDRIVGVTSYCDYPEEAKKKPKVGGMSNPSLEAVISLKPDLVVMTTDGNPKEFEERLHSLKMRTYVFRASRLPELPRGVREMGKELGVQEKADAFAREFETALSGFAAGQRTNGVKKQTTKKALFIVWPEPLIVAGPGTVIDDALAVIGAENIASKAHISYPKYSIEEIIRQSPDVIIIGRGMESKDIEKVAVGLLKRLQAVPAARNKKVFYVSDDLYRLGPRTIRGIGEISRLVDW
- a CDS encoding iron ABC transporter permease, whose protein sequence is MRNKIFFLIVLFALILLFSLFLGPTVINPFTMDETTREILFSVRAPRVVVAALMGMALGASGAVLQGILRNPLADPYILGISSGASLAAALGILGGMTFFGSFTIPVLAFIGAIVTGSMVGAMGWKRGGLWPERLLLAGVGLSFLFSSLLMLIMSVSTDEGIRKAMLWIFGDLSMSEWSRIPYGLAFVFVGIVLSGLKAKALNALILGDEFAHSLGFTPHTERFILFISIGLMTAASVSLGGMIGFIGLLVPHMIRFFAGSDGRVLIPASALAGGALLCIADLISRSILPPMELPAGVITALIGSPYFLYLLRRKNVLGI
- a CDS encoding ASKHA domain-containing protein; translated protein: MEHTIIFQPSGRRGRVPEGTTILDAARRLGVGIEAVCGEQLVCGKCRVKVMEGSFPKEGITSSMDHLTELDEKEVKVLKRKDSDEHIRLACSTRIKGDVLVFVPEASRTGKQVVSKAAGKIKVKIKPAVRKYYVELQLPSLDDPLGDFERLETALAETYRLKKLSIDYRALQKLPDALRKGDWKVTATVWQNSEIIRVEPGKVETNIGLAVDIGTTTVAGYLTDLNTGEVLATESMMNPQVRYGEDVMSRITYCMMNEETGLKELQDTIIDGLNTIAKQAAHKAGHSPEDISEMTLVGNTAMHHILLGINPEYMGVAPFTPALHESVDVKADRFGIQILPAGNIHVLPIEAGFVGADNVGCLIADEPHKKKEMTLLIDIGTNGELVFGNKEKLISCSCATGPALEGAQIEFGMRAAPGAIERVKIDPVTLEPTYKVIGSDRWSDGEANMQAKGICGSAIIDVIAEMFRTRILKKNGQINMDLKSPRIRKGDKGMNEYVLAWKHETSIDQDIVVNQKDVRAIQLAKGALYSGCLIMMRRLGGRRFDRLAVAGAFGSHIDKVAAMIIGMFPDCDLKKVKYIGNAAGDGARIALLNVDKRKEANEIARKVEYVELALEEDFNDRFGEAMQFPHMFDEFPHLKGILPEEAVAVS
- a CDS encoding uroporphyrinogen decarboxylase family protein, which gives rise to MAREEMTSLQRVAAALTFGQPDRVPAAPLVCGASHRFSGLTYGEWSQCTDIDAMVQGHIDALDMIGHDGVVMLVDLSVEAHAFGCEVKFPEMNTAHPNYDDPYLKSHKDYKKIQKIDPRKTQRMKGVIDLTAGLSKQIGKTHAIVGFVYGSIGILSMMRGPEAFFMDLMEYPDEVMEAIQVVDEVLVEYAQAQLEAGAHSICYDHLYASQSILGKDLWEKFEGPSVKKVTDVVHKAGALVSFHNCGNGIYFDMSEKWGKPHAISHAYVADDVDSWEEHKAKWGKKIGTIGWIPPGPVAMLGTPEEIEEECKAEIEIFAPGAGFVLATGCEYGPNAPLRNAKRIVEAAKKYGVYE
- a CDS encoding cobalamin-dependent protein (Presence of a B(12) (cobalamin)-binding domain implies dependence on cobalamin itself, in one of its several forms, or in some unusual lineages, dependence on a cobalamin-like analog.): MATKEKEQELIKRLQDAVINYKVADAKKTAEEAVASGADAYKVTMEGLAGGMEVVSQKFDCHEYFVPETLLCAKALYAALDVLKPHIKAQAGGAKGQVVLGVMQGDVHDLGKNLIKAIFEASGWTVHDLGRDVPLKNFVDEQLKTDSDIVMLSAMMTTSMVGIKKLIPMIKEKNPKVKIMIGGAPITEKTVEEYGADTTADNAPNALREAMKMLDTLRKGKAA